The DNA segment AAGATCTGTGCAAAGAACCCAGTCTATAATCCCTGTATATTTGAGTACGTGTATTTCTCTCGTCCAGATTCAACCATTGATGGTATTTCAGTCTATAAATCACGTATGCGTATGGGTGAGAAACTCGCACATAAGATTCTGCGTGAGTGGGGTGAGGATCATCAAATTGATGTAGTCATTCCAATCCCTGAGACCAGCCGTACTGCTGCACTTGAACTCGCCTCGTTATTGGGTGTGAAATATCGCGAAGGCTTCATGAAGAACCGTTATATCGGTCGTACTTTCATTATGCCGGGTCAAAGCCAGCGTAAGAAATCAGTTCGTCAAAAACTTAATCCTGTCGAACTTGAGTTTAAAGGGAAGAATGTTCTGCTGGTTGATGACTCGATTGTACGCGGTACAACCTGTCATGAAATCATTCAGATGGCACGTGACGCCGGTGCACTACAAGTCTTCTTCGCATCTGCAGCGCCACCTGTGAAATTCCCGAATGTCTATGGCATCGATATGCCTGCAAAAAGTGAATTAATAGCGTCAGGTCACACGGTAGAAGAGGTACGTCAAATCATCGGTGCAGATCGCTTAATCTATCAAGATCTGCAAGATCTGATTGACGCTGCGCGTGAAGGTAATCCGCATATTGAGCGCTTTGATTGCTCAGTATTTGATGGCGAATATGTCACGGGTGGAATTGATGAAGCCTATTTAAATAAACTTGAAAAGAGCCGTAATGATCAGGCGAAATCAGGTGGTGTGACGCTGGTTGAAGTGATGGGTGATACACCTGTGGATATGACTGGG comes from the Aquirhabdus parva genome and includes:
- the purF gene encoding amidophosphoribosyltransferase → MCGIVGIAAQTPVNQMLYDALTMLQHRGQDAAGIVTFQDGRLFLRKENGMVRDVFHTRHMRRLVGNFGMGHVRYPTAGSSSSAEAQPFYVNSPYGITLAHNGNLTNADKIAATLFRSDLRHINTDSDSEVLLNVFAHELQALGKENPNENDIFDAVTKVYSRCEGGYAAIAMVTGYGLLGFRDPHGIRPLIYGERDAENGKKEYILASESVAITSLGFNVVRDIEPGEAIYINSDSQIFTKICAKNPVYNPCIFEYVYFSRPDSTIDGISVYKSRMRMGEKLAHKILREWGEDHQIDVVIPIPETSRTAALELASLLGVKYREGFMKNRYIGRTFIMPGQSQRKKSVRQKLNPVELEFKGKNVLLVDDSIVRGTTCHEIIQMARDAGALQVFFASAAPPVKFPNVYGIDMPAKSELIASGHTVEEVRQIIGADRLIYQDLQDLIDAAREGNPHIERFDCSVFDGEYVTGGIDEAYLNKLEKSRNDQAKSGGVTLVEVMGDTPVDMTGVKEEA